A genomic stretch from Kribbella amoyensis includes:
- a CDS encoding ArsA family ATPase, translating to MTALDLDAVIDDPATRIVVTCGAGGVGKTTTAAALGLRAAERGRKVVVLTIDPARRLAQSLGLTELDNTPRAVTDVDTANGGRLDAMMLDMKRTFDEVVLAHATPEKARQILANPFYVALSSSFAGTQEYMAMEKLGQLHKQAEQSGDWDLIVVDTPPSRSALDFLDAPERLASLLEGRFLRLLLAPARGPLRLMSAGVNMAMSVMNKVLGAQVLTDVQTFAAAFDTLFGGFRDRAEQTVALLREPHTAFIVVAAPQNDALREASYFTERLREENMPLAGVVLNRVTTTHVPDLSAERSLAAAEKLEESGKSDLTAAVLRLHADKMQQVVSDRKRADRFRRGHRKIPTVDVPALPDDVHDLTGLRTIGDLLTA from the coding sequence ATGACCGCACTCGACCTGGACGCCGTGATCGACGACCCGGCGACCCGCATCGTCGTGACCTGCGGCGCGGGCGGGGTCGGCAAGACGACGACCGCCGCCGCCCTCGGGCTGCGCGCCGCCGAGCGGGGCCGCAAGGTGGTCGTGCTGACGATCGACCCGGCCCGCCGGCTCGCGCAGTCGCTGGGCCTCACCGAGCTGGACAACACACCGCGCGCGGTGACCGACGTGGACACCGCGAACGGCGGCCGGCTCGACGCGATGATGCTGGACATGAAGCGCACCTTCGACGAGGTGGTGCTCGCGCACGCGACCCCGGAGAAGGCGCGGCAGATCCTGGCGAACCCGTTCTACGTCGCGCTGTCGTCGTCGTTCGCGGGCACCCAGGAGTACATGGCGATGGAGAAGCTCGGCCAGCTGCACAAGCAGGCCGAGCAGTCCGGCGACTGGGACCTGATCGTCGTGGACACCCCGCCGTCGAGGTCCGCGCTGGACTTCCTGGACGCACCCGAGCGGCTGGCGTCGTTGCTGGAGGGACGGTTCCTCCGGTTGCTGCTGGCGCCGGCCCGGGGTCCGCTGCGGCTGATGTCGGCGGGCGTGAACATGGCGATGTCGGTGATGAACAAGGTCCTCGGCGCCCAGGTCCTGACCGATGTGCAGACCTTCGCGGCCGCGTTCGACACGCTGTTCGGCGGCTTCCGGGATCGCGCGGAGCAGACCGTGGCGCTGTTGCGCGAGCCCCACACCGCGTTCATCGTGGTCGCCGCCCCGCAGAACGACGCGCTCCGCGAGGCGTCGTACTTCACCGAGCGCCTCCGCGAGGAGAACATGCCGCTGGCCGGCGTCGTCCTCAACCGGGTCACCACCACCCACGTACCCGATCTCTCGGCCGAACGCTCCCTCGCGGCCGCCGAGAAGCTGGAGGAATCGGGCAAGTCCGACCTGACCGCCGCGGTGCTGCGCCTGCACGCCGACAAGATGCAGCAGGTCGTCAGCGACCGCAAACGAGCCGACCGCTTCCGCCGGGGCCACCGGAAGATCCCCACCGTCGACGTCCCGGCCCTCCCCGACGACGTCCACGACCTCACCGGCCTCAGAACCATCGGCGACCTCCTCACCGCCTGA
- a CDS encoding ArsA-related P-loop ATPase, whose translation MARLHVVTGKGGTGKTTVAAAMALALADQGQRVLLVEVEGRQGLAQLFDVPPLPYVERRIAVGPAGGEVYALAVDAEAALLEYLDMYYHLGRAGKALDKVGAIDFVTTIAPGLRDVLLTGKVYEATRRKAHGRLAYDAVVLDAPPTGRIGRFLNVNHEVADLAKVGPIRNQADAIMGMLRSDVTRIHLVTLLEEMPVQETLDAVDQLEALDLRIGSIVVNMVRPSPLDDDALASAVKEKLPAAELTRGLKAAGIPATQAMVATLAREAHDHAVRVGLERENRDRIDALGKQVTELALVPDGIDTGALYDLAEELRG comes from the coding sequence ATGGCGAGGCTTCACGTGGTCACCGGCAAGGGCGGGACCGGCAAGACCACCGTGGCTGCCGCCATGGCGCTCGCGCTGGCCGATCAGGGCCAGCGGGTCCTGCTGGTCGAGGTGGAGGGCCGGCAGGGACTGGCCCAGCTCTTCGACGTCCCCCCACTGCCGTACGTCGAGCGACGGATCGCGGTCGGACCGGCCGGCGGCGAGGTGTACGCGCTGGCCGTGGACGCGGAGGCGGCGCTGCTGGAGTACCTCGACATGTACTACCACCTCGGCCGGGCCGGGAAGGCGCTGGACAAGGTGGGCGCGATCGACTTCGTCACCACCATCGCACCGGGCCTGCGGGACGTGCTGCTCACCGGCAAGGTGTACGAGGCGACCCGGCGGAAGGCGCACGGCCGGCTCGCGTACGACGCGGTCGTGCTGGACGCGCCGCCGACGGGCCGGATCGGCCGGTTCCTGAACGTGAACCACGAGGTCGCGGACCTGGCCAAGGTGGGCCCGATCCGGAACCAGGCGGACGCGATCATGGGCATGCTCCGCTCCGACGTCACCCGGATCCATCTGGTCACGCTGCTCGAGGAGATGCCGGTGCAGGAGACGCTCGACGCGGTGGACCAGTTGGAGGCGCTGGACCTGCGGATCGGCTCGATCGTGGTGAACATGGTCCGGCCGAGTCCGCTCGACGACGACGCGCTCGCGTCCGCGGTGAAGGAGAAGCTGCCGGCCGCCGAGCTGACCCGCGGGCTCAAAGCGGCCGGCATCCCGGCCACCCAGGCGATGGTGGCCACGCTGGCCCGGGAGGCGCACGACCACGCCGTCCGGGTCGGGCTGGAACGCGAGAACCGCGACCGGATCGATGCCCTCGGCAAGCAGGTGACCGAGTTGGCGCTGGTCCCGGACGGGATCGACACCGGCGCGCTGTACGACCTGGCCGAGGAGCTGCGCGGATGA
- a CDS encoding RidA family protein has protein sequence MSHPEEKLTELGLKLPDVAKPVAAYVPAVRTGNLVYTSGQLPLRDGTLIATGKVGGEVTAETAGECAQQCALNALAAVKAEIGDLANVKRVVKAVAFIASTTDFTGQPLVANGASELFGQVFGEAGQHARSAVGVPVLPLDAPVEVELIVEVA, from the coding sequence ATGAGCCACCCGGAGGAGAAACTCACCGAGCTCGGGCTGAAGCTGCCCGACGTGGCCAAGCCGGTCGCCGCCTACGTCCCGGCGGTCCGCACCGGCAACCTCGTCTACACGTCCGGCCAGCTGCCGCTGCGGGACGGCACCCTGATCGCCACCGGCAAGGTCGGCGGCGAGGTGACCGCGGAGACGGCCGGCGAGTGCGCCCAGCAGTGCGCGCTCAACGCGCTGGCCGCGGTCAAGGCCGAGATCGGCGACCTGGCGAACGTGAAGCGCGTCGTCAAGGCGGTCGCGTTCATCGCCTCGACGACCGACTTCACCGGTCAGCCGCTGGTCGCGAACGGCGCCTCCGAGCTGTTCGGCCAGGTCTTCGGCGAGGCCGGCCAGCACGCCCGGAGCGCGGTCGGCGTGCCGGTGCTGCCGCTGGACGCGCCGGTCGAGGTCGAACTGATCGTCGAGGTCGCCTGA